The Schistocerca nitens isolate TAMUIC-IGC-003100 chromosome 6, iqSchNite1.1, whole genome shotgun sequence DNA segment TATACTTTATGCCTGAATCTCTATAATAATCTCTGCTTGTATTTACCATTCCAAATCTGTTGCCTTCTGCAGTATTCAGAACATGGGTGACACCGATCTTTCTTAGATATTGCTTGTTTTTTGCGGCACCCCTAATGGAGGAACAAAATATTTCACACTTAAGGATCACAAGATAACATTCAGTAATTTGTAAGCGTTTAAATTTTATTCTCGAAAAGCAACTATAAATCAAGGTCTCACCCACAGAACAATAGGCCTATACCTAAACGCTCATTGCATAAATAGAAATATGTACACCTCTAGGCATGGTTCTTTATAACACAGCGCAACAAGCTCCATCTTCCAGACAAAATTTACAGCATCCCTCAAACATGCAGGGAAGTATTCTGTGAGCATTACCCAATGACAGTACTTACGCATCTCCTATGAGTATATTTGGGTAAACTTCGTCACAGTCGACACCTAGCATTATCCTGTCTTCCAAATCCACACGCCGACTTTCTGAACCAGGCAAAGGTCTGAAGACAGTTTTCGTCGAATGAATGACACTTAATAAAGCATGTTCAGTTGTCTCGTCTCCGTTATTGAAATAACCAATTGGGTGCTGAAAAAAATATCTTTTCATTCATAAACTGTTCAATAGCATTAAACAAAACTCAGGTATCGTTCACCACATACCTTATCACGCCAAgacatcattttgcaacaccaacggctaACTACGTTCAACAATACTACTGGATTCTTAAAACCTTCCCATCTTTGGACAGTTCCACCACCAACACCATTTGACTAGCCCGTGATGAAAAAAAATGTATCTATCAAGACTACATCCTAGCAAGGTCTTTGGTTATAAAGTTACACAACACGTCCATAGATACTGTTTGTATTGTGCATTCTTTCAAATTTTGTCGTCGGTGAGCAACACACATCAATTTCAATAACTGTGTTGCACTATTATGTATTGCGAAATGCTGCGAGACAGGATTGAATATATGCTTAATCCTCTGAATGAAGGACGAGATGAAAAAAAAGGGAATATCATGCACAACTTCTCGTTAGTTCCAACACTTGAAACATGGGCACCGATTCAGATTCTAGCAATTTGAAATGATTGTGTGATATTATTTTAAACAAATCAGACGTATTTCTCAAATTTATGTATGTATTATGAGAAATTTTATCCAGTTTTGTCATTTTAATTTGGTGTTGCCTGTGTGGTGCGAAAGCACTAAATGtcatttttgaataaataaattttaaaaaatcttgatgTGAAGAATCATAATGTGAGACCACGGAAACGTCGGTTCAATTGAACTGGTGGCGATGAAGAGCACCACTTTTGCTTTATCCTAATATCTACAGTCAACTAAATAGAATTTGCTGGTGATGGAGGACCAACAAAAAAAACTTAAATCATGGGAAACATTGGCTTTTTTTCGCGTAAACGTGTTGAAGCCCAGCAATAAGAAAAATTAGGTAGTATGATTCTCTTACGTTCAGTAAGACATTTTTATTTGAGCATAAGGTTGTGAGCTATTTTGAATATCAGTTGTTTTTTCATTTTTGCATTTGGGCTTTacctatgaaaatattaataagctTCAGATCAAacctatgaaaatattaataagctTCAGAGAGTACATTGTGGAAATCGTACTTATAACCTTCTGCCCAAATAAGAGCGAATTATTCATTTGGAAGCTGTTTATATTATTATCCAAGGTGTCTTGTACTGATAACTCGTAATTCTGCGCGTAGTAGATTTCACCTTGGCGCAAACTGCAACAATGACTGTCGTGTAAGATGAAAGCCTTGCAACTGCACTctgcaacaacaaataaaataataattcgcgTTTGCCCTTTAGCGTAGTTACTTGCTACGGGCGATCAAGAAACTCGACAGTTTTACAATAAACTTACGCTGTCGGTAAAACAAATACAAACTGACAACAAAAATTTAACTGTGCGTAACATTTTCTTTTTGACATGTAGTATTGTGTAGTGTCTCATTTGTTAACATGTCCCAATGTGatgaagtaaatttatttaaagCTGTGAATTTGTCAGGGAAGAGGCAGTTTTTAATAATTTCGACAGCTAGATAATATTTACAATTCACCGTTGATTCAAATGCAATTAGATCGTCTGTAATAATCAGTTGTAGTGTTGGGCGAATCAGTCGGCAACAGTACTGCCAAGACAATACAGAAATTAATACAAGcaatacttttctttttttaaggaaAACGTACCAAGTGGGAATAATGTAAGAGGCCCGCAGTTGAGGTGTGGTTACGCTTAATACTACCAACAGAAGATAGAGTTCTGGGACTTGACGCTGACAAAACTTTTGTATTGTGACTGCGTTGCTATAGTAACACACTTGCATTGCAATGGTACTGAGCTTGTATCGACGTCTATATGTTTTTTCGACGTCTGCTCCACGAAACCCTTAAGTAAAACGATGATTCACAAATATAAGACCTTAACGCAGAGTAAAAGATATTGACATTTAAACTTCGTGAGGTTTATGTTCAACTATGTCTAGAATTTCCAGTGCCttttctgaaaatgaaaatgtccAGCTTGAAGATAGACCAACATCTAGAAGAGGAATGGTATCTAGACAGGTGGGTATGGAAACCGACTCCGTATATTTTGCAAGAAGAAGAGAATTTCTCATGTATCACGTTTGGATCATATATAATTCGTTATTTTGAAACTCATATTTCAATCATAGCATATCCACTAGCACAacgattaataattttaattatattccaTAATCAAGCACGAATTCGGGAACTGATAAATTAACAAAGTACAGGCAATCTTGAGGCTAAAGATACATAGACAATTGAAACTACCATTCACTGAATGCTTTCCCAGCCAAGAGTGTTCCCGTGACCTGACCTGAAAGTTTTATTTGGTGTGGGCGGCAAGTTAGTTAGTTTTGCTGTGAATGGCGTAGTAGTTTAGACATTTCATGACAGATGCCTGAGGGTGCACGTGCTGCAAAAGTCAAAAGCTATTGCAAGTTCTAGTTTTCTTCAAATCCGCCTGTTTCGTGAAGTAAGAAGTGATTTCAGTGCGTGAAGATTATTTTCTAGGAaccgggggtgggggggaggtagGGGCGGAGGGGCAGGTTCCTTCCCCAGTAGTTTGATTCGTACACCCTGCTCTCAGTGCAGAAAACTGATTTGTAGGCAAACTGGCCGTgttagcttccccttgctttccacATCCGTTTACCTTCTCAACTAGGATTCTCTACCATATTATCAAATTACCACCTCTGCATCTCCTGTACTATCCATATACTAGACTCCAATAATGCCATGTGATGTAGCTAGTGGGCTGACAAGCATTCTACCCCTTCTGCTTAAAGCCAAACACAAGCTATAGTTGCATGATAATGTATTGAATTGTAGGAGTTTTGCCAGAAAAGATATTCCTCATCCACAGTTTTCATCTCAGTATGGACCACCTCCAAAGTTTGTGTACTCATGCTCACTTAATGTTTTATGTCACAATTTAGTAACTAGGCctacatttccttttcttttcttgacaattaatacataatatTTCATGTAAAGTATTTAAGTTTGTACATATTTAGTGGTCTTTCATGTTGACAGTGGAGTTGACtaaaaattaactttcattttatcattatttttctgGGTGTGTGTTTTGACAGAGCCCTGTGATGGAAGAAAATGCATCCAGATCTGTCATACCTCACAGACCTTCAACTGGACGCCCACCTTCGGCATCATTGTACAATGCACGTAGTGCAATGCCAGGCACAGCATCAAGGCTAGCTTCATCTGTTTATCAGCCAGCATCACGTCTGGGAACAGCAGTAAATTTAGCTGGAGCACAGGTTTGGGAAATCTGGAAGTTCTGTTTAATTCCTACCATCTGACCGTCATGTGTATGCGTTAAGTGTAATTACAATTCACAATGGAAGAGAATATTCGTATGTTCTGATGCAGTACAGGTTGACTGCAGTATTCATAATACCAAAAATGAAGGAAACGGCAGCATAGAAATAAAATTGACTGAAGAAAGAGTAAGGGACTTCTAGTTACAAAATTCACTACAGATAAATTTATTACTTATGAGACTTTTTTATATTTTGCAGTTTACACTACAAAGTAAGTGCTCGAGATTgcatccaaaaataaaaataaaaagagagaccaCGGGGTGTGAAGTTACCGGTCTGGTTATTCTGTTTTTGTTCCTTGTTAACACTGAATTTTCAAAACTGCTAACTCTGAAATTGATTGATGCTGTAACCTAATAGCTCAGTGATGGATGCCACATTATTGATTTAAATTTgggataacttcacatttatgagtgTCCAAAAACATACTGATGATGATCAGCTATTTTTATAGTTCAAGTAAACCAGGTTAGCAATACGTTGGATGAACTCTGAACAGTGGCTATTTCTTTAGTACACATTTGTCCTTTGTGTATATACAGACAATTGATACTTGAAAGAAAATTGGTAGTCACAAATAGTTCTGAGAGTGAGTCACTGGAGCTTCGCTAACACATTAACACAGAAGTTATGTGGGCAACTACAGCTGGACTGTTCAGTTAaggtcataaaatatttacaacgaTTGGCTGTAAAAGAtgtgtacacagttttaatctgccaggaagtttcatatcagcacactctcTGCTGCGAAATTTCTTTCTGGGAATATCCCCAAAGCTGTGGCTGAGCCATCtccctgcagtatcctttcttcaaggggtcctagtcttgcaagttttgcaggagaacttctgtgaaggttggaaggtaggagacgagttactggtggaagtaaggctgtgaggccaggtcgtgagtcatgcttgcagttgcccgtgaaaggtgaaggtcccaattttgagtcttggtctggcacacagtttcgatctgccagatagtttcatatcagtgcgcactctgctgcagagtgaaaatttcattctggaaatgtcccctaggttgtggctaagccctgtctccacaatatcctttcttccaggagtgctagtcttgcaagtttcgcaggagaacttctgtgatgtgTGGAACGTAGGAGGTGAGgtaatggtggaagtaaagctgtaaggacaggtatgagtcatgcttgggtagctcagtcagtagagcacccaCCCGTGATTGGCAAAGTTCCCAAGTttaagtcttggtccagcacacagtttttggGAATGTGCTGCTTTGGCTAGAGATTTGCTTAAAGCATCCACCAAGCAATAACTACCATATGAAACCACTCCAAGAAGGGGATGCGTGCAATTCTGGGAATAAGATTTTAgagtttttcaaacaatggaaaatccaggatggaatgtaacaacagtatgaaaaggaaatttgctactcaccatatagtggagatgccgagacgcagataggcaccacaaaaagactgtcacaaataaagctttcagccattaaggccttcgtcaacaatagatgacacacacacacacacacacacacacacacacacacacacacacacacatatgtaaatgccgctcacacacacgactgcagtctcagccagctgaagccacactatgtcatgtgtgtgagttgcgtttgcttgtgtttgtgtgtgtgtgtgtgtgtgtgtgtgtgtgtgtgtgtgtgtgtgtgtgtgtgtgtgtgtcatctattgttgacgaaggccttaatggccgaaagctttatttacggcagtctttttgtcgtgcctgtctgtgtctcagcatctccgccatatggcgagtagcaacttaccttttcataatattttacagttttcttattcAGGCTACAATGTCAGGACAAGAAAGGCATGCATGTGTATataagtatttttgttagtctgttTGTTCCAATGATGGGCAGGGTATGAAAACTAGgtgacagtttcagttttgtttttgttttttgttgtttattttattattattatttacaagtcatgttctgtaggaccaaaatgaggagcaaatctccaaggtcatggaacgtgtcagtactcaGTAGTCCACTCTAATAGCCAACAAATATGACAATTTGTTACCTCTACTCCTTATGTTATTTCTATTCATTACATATTTTGTAATCACCATTCATAAATAAAACCAaaccattttcttttcttcctcaaaTATCAGGGCTACTTCTCATGGTCTGAGAAACCTTGACGGAGTTTCGTGTCCTATGTGACTTGCTGATGGTCTGCAATAAGAAGATCTTGGTTGTCTAGTGACAGTGCTGAGGCAGCAGTTAGCTGCCAAGCCTGGCAGTTTCAGTTTTTTGGAACATTAATGCCGTATAGTACCCACAAAAATTTCAACCAGATTCTGCAGACGGTGCCATCACATCTTGAAATTAGTTTACATCATAGGTAGTAATGCAAACTTCTTGGTACAATGATATTTGCAAAATAAGAAACTTACCAGCTGCAAACAAAAACTACTGTTGCACACCTAGCAGACATGCAGAATAAAAATGCAGTTCAATCATGGATTTTCAGAATTTTCTAAAATTCCTTCCTGAGTGTAAAGTTAAGAAAAAGTGATGAAGTTTATGTACACTGGTGATGAAGTGATTGAAGTTAATCCATACCCTGGATCAGAACATAGGGTATCAGAAATAATCAGAAAGCAACAATTGTCCTGAAGCTTAGTTTAAATATTATCGAGTACTCATAGTAAGAGGTGGTGAATAAATTGAAGATGAGTCCTTTTATTACATAAGCTAAAATATCAAGAAGGAAATATCTTTGTAcactattttttctgtttatttttcatgCCTTTCAGCAcctccttttttttattatatatatatatatatatatatatatatatatatatatatatatatatatatatataccaaacaaaagcgctgggccggccgcggtggtctcacggttctaggcgcgcagtccggaaccgtgcgactgctacggtcgcaggttcgaatcctgcctcgggcatggatgtgtgtgatgtccttaggttagttaggtttaagtagttctaagttctaggggactgatgaccacagcagttgagtcccatagtgctcagagccatttggaccaaaagcgctggcaggtcgatagacacacaaacaaacacaaacatacacacaaaattctagctttcgcaacaaacggttgcttcgtcaggaaagagggaaggagagggaaagatgaaaggaagtgggttttaagggagagggtaaggagtcattccaatcccgggagcggaaagacttaccttagggggaaaaaaaggacgggtatacactcgcacatacacacatatccatccgcatatacacagacacaagcagacatttgtaaaggcaaagagtttgggcagcaaactctttgcctttacaaatgtctgcttgtgtctgtgtatatgcggatggatatgtgtgtatgtgcgagtgtatacccgtcctttttttccccctaaggtaagtctttccgctcccgggattggaatgactccttaccctctcccttaaaacccacttcctttcatctttccctctccttccctctttcctgacgaagcaaccgtttgttgcgaaagctagaattttgtgtgtatgtttgtgtttgtttgtgtgtctatcgacctgccagcgcttttgtttggtaagtctcatcactttctttctttttagatatatttttccacgtggaatgtttccctctgttatatatatatatatatatatatatatatatatatatatatatatatatatatatatatatatatatatcgcctaTTCATCCCATTTACCTTTTCTTTTGTATTTGCACCATGTGCCTCTGTGATATACAATGGAAAATCAGTGATGGAATAACCACATGGAGGAAGCTTTCTGCAGCAGACTGGCACATTTGAAAGTGAGAAAATTTATTCAtaagatacagacaaacacaaatacATTCATTCATGCACTTCTCTCACACTCATAGCCACTGTCCTTTCTGCTGTGAGTCATGCTGTCAACTGAGATGAGAAGTAAGGGCACACCAGAGCTATGACTGTGGTGGGCTAGGGATAGCAGCGAAGGAATATGGGAATATGCTGTAGTATAGTACTGCCTGCGGAAGTTTGCAGGGATGTGGCAAGGACTGCTACCTGCAGCATAGGGATTGTGtgttgggttggggggggggggggggaggaggttgaaGAGAAGCGGAGAAGGGGAAAGGACTGTCCaggcatgtggggggggggggggggatagaaggCATGTGTGAGGTTGGCTGGATTGTGACCAGGGAAAGGATgggagggagaggagagaagcagagaagtgGAAAGAACTATATAGATGTTCTGGGcagtcaaaaagtatgtatgtGGGGCAGGTGGAGTACATGGACATTCAAAGCTTGAGGTTATGGAAACAAAGGGTattttgcagggagagttcccacctgtgcaatttagAAAAGCTCCCGTTggcaggaagaatccagatggctcatGCTGTAAAGTAGTCAAGCCAACCACACCGTGTTGCACAATATGCTCAGCAGTTGAACAGTCCAGCTCTCTCTTGGCCACAGCTTGATTTGGCTGTTCATGTGGACAGAGAGCTTGTTTATTGTCATACCCATGTATAATGCGGCACAGTGTAATCGCACCTTGTTACTTCCTTCTCATTCTGTCCATTAAGTTTCCTGACCAGGGGTTCAGtgcaacttttccaaactctaccccttttcctaaacccctCCAGTGCTTTTCCCTCATTCCTCTTCCTTACCCCTCAACCCTTCTTctagaagaaggagccacttgctctgaaagcttgcatacataaaacctttttttagattagattagattagatttactttcattccgattgatccgtagtgaggaggtcctccaggatgtggaacatgtcagaaaaacaacaatacatgacaaatatttacaattaaaacaaataagctaatgtaccattccacacgtcccaagtggaatgatcgtcattttttaatgaacactaagagtaattttacaaatactaatgcactgaatttaaaataaaaaagtttatttatttataaggtaatacaactactgtaatacttatttacaatgaacacattactgcactgaaatggtgcagaagttagattatactaacacacacacacacacacacaaattttcaatgaacacattactgcactgaaattgtgcagaagttatgttgtacttatatacaaatcagttggttttactaagaaattcatcaatggagtagaaggagttggccaccaataaatcctttaggcttctcttaaactgaatttcattggttgttaagatttttatggctgctggcaagttattgaaaatgtgtgttcctgaataatgcacacctttttgtacaagactaagtgactttaaatccttgtgaagattattcttatttctagtattgattccatgaattgagctgttggtttgaaaaagtgatatatttttaatgacaaatttcattaaggaataaatatattgggaagcagtagttagtatccctagttccctaaacaggcttctgcaggatgttcttgagttcacaccacatataactctcactgcacgtttttgtgcccggaaaactttagcttggcttgatgaattaccccaaaaaataatcccatatgacattatggaatgaaagtaagcatagtatgccagctttttcatttttatatcccctatgtctgacaaaattcgcattgcaaacagagatttgttaagacacttcagcagttctgtggtgtgctcctcccagttgaatttattatcaagctgtaatcccaagaatttaacactgtccacttcttctatcttcttgtcatcgtatgttagacatatactcttgggacaccccttacaagttctgaactgcatgtagtgtgttttttcaaagtttagtgacaaagaattggctaggaaccagtgattaatgtccacaaatattttattggctgatctttctaagactacatttgacttgctatttattgcaatgtttgtatcatcggcaaacaaaacaaacttggcatctggtaatgttactgatgaaaggtcattgatatacacaagaaaaagtaagggccccaaaatggaaccttgtgggaccccacatgtaattagttcccagttggatgaggcctgatagcttgatacatgtctctttcctaataacaccctttgtttcctgccagagatataagatttgaacaattttgcagcatttcctgttatactataatattctagtttacttaaaaggatattgtgatttacacagtcaaatgcctttgacagatcacaaaatataccagttgcctgcaattttttgtctaatgaattaagcacattttcactgtaagtgtagatagccttctcaatatcagaaccttttagaaatccaaactgtgactttgacagtatgttatttgaggtaagatggttataaagacgactgtacattactttttcgaaaatttttgagaatgctggcaacagtgaaattggacggaaatttgatgctatttctttatctcccttcttaaacagtggcttaacttcagcatatttcagccattcaggaaatattccactaataaacgactggttacacagatagcttaatatgttacttagctcagaatcacattctttaattaactttgttgatatttcatcatacccactagatgtttttgattttaaagattttatgatggacattatttctgttggggtagtgagggtcaaattcatattaaggaagttacttgaaatgtctggtctaaggtaatccatagcagcatctaccgaacctgacaaccccatcttgtcagtaacagttataaaatgtttgttaaaaagttctgcaacactatacacatctgtcaccaatgtatcatttactcttaatgctatttgttcctcttcatgcctggttctaccggtctcctccttcactatatcccatattgtctttattttgttatctgatatgactatcttttccttgtaatacatttgctttgacatccgtattacagtctttaatattttgcagtatttcttataatgtgctatagcatcaacattggaaatgtttcggagtgacagatacagttttctttttgttttacaagatacccctattcctcgagtaatccatggcttctttgtagactttgctctaaccttggtaagttttgggggaaagcagtgttcgaataaggtaagcacttatatgtgtgtttttctgctgccactttgtgagtagattttttatctatccaattacattaaaaTAAAGTTAGGTTGATTGTAGGTGCAGCAAATCTTACTGGCGGTtaagttttgtaaataaattttattgttcttaatatgtgACATTGAGGTGGACATTGAAGTAAATGACATGTGGGCCAAGGAGAACCAGCTGAAGTGAATGGTGAGAAGGAGTTTGTGGAgcaatgtggatagcatgtcatcACATTTGGTCCAGATCAtgcagatgtcatcaatgaatctgaaccaaggAGAAGTTTAGAATTTTGAATGGTTAGGAAGGatccctctagatggcccatgaatgagTTGGCGTATGATTATGCCATGCCCAAAGCTGTAATGCAGATTGGCtggtaggtgatgccttcaaagcagaagtaattgtgggtgaggttgATTATGGTAACCAGGAAGGAGGTTATAACTTTGTAGTCAGTACGGCATTAAGGAAGGTCGTGTTCAGTGGCAATAAGACCATAGGGAGAATAGTGTTGAGGCATCAACAATTACAAGTTGGTTGCTGGGTACTAAAGGGGCAGGAACTGTGGAGGAAATCATTTTTGTCTTTTGTATAAGAAGGTAGAGTATGGGTAATTGGCTGAAGGCACTGATCCATGAAAGCATTGACTCTCTCTGTGAGGGTCCAGTGTCCATATACAATGTGACACCCTGGTTGGTTTGGTTTATGTAGTTTAGGAACCGGTAGAATGTAGGAGTGTCGATATTTGTTCTGTTGAGGAAGATAGATTGAGAGGAGGGCTTGTGGGATGGACCTGGAgatttgaggagggactggagaTCCTACTGGGTTTCTGAAATTGGTGTCACCATGGCATAGCTGTGGGTATAGGttactgacagctggtggagtacCTTCCCAAGGTAATCCCTGCTGATCATaaccacagtggtggagcctttgttgaCAGGTAGGGTCATGTCAGAATCAGTTCTTAGGAGGGACATCACAATTTTTTCTGTAGATATGAAGTTGGtttccatgttgagggatttggtggCTGAATGAGCAAGGTTTGAGGTTAGGAAGTTATGGAAAGTTATCATCAGGGATAGTGGAATGAACCATGAACATCTAGAGTTGATTAATGTTCAGTGTTGGATTATTTTTCACAGTAAAATTCCTTACAATGATTGAAGGACACAGAGCAACACCAATTTGTGTACCCATCAATCAGCAGTGACTTAGCTGCCATGTGCTTTGCTGAAAAAATAAAACACTAGGAATACAGCAAGACTATTTGGTAAATTATTAAACAACAAACAGACATAAATAGTGATCCAAAAGAAACTGAAGCCAGCATAAAACAACTATGAAAGAAATGGTGACACCAAATTAAATGA contains these protein-coding regions:
- the LOC126262939 gene encoding dual specificity protein phosphatase 3, producing the protein MMSWRDKHPIGYFNNGDETTEHALLSVIHSTKTVFRPLPGSESRRVDLEDRIMLGVDCDEVYPNILIGDAGAAKNKQYLRKIGVTHVLNTAEGNRFGMVNTSRDYYRDSGIKYMGLQLQDLPVTNIALYFEEAADFIEEAIKSGGKVLVHCLMGMSRSSTCVLAYLMIKERLPAAVAIKMVRTNRDIRPNNGFLRQLADLDNRLKRERQRAAEKYNL